One Streptosporangium sp. NBC_01495 DNA window includes the following coding sequences:
- a CDS encoding helix-turn-helix domain-containing protein: MPSPSELDANASVLAYWGSELCKYREQAQWSQKELAHRISYSTSLVGLIETAKRAPTREFAAKCDEVLETDGALARLWPLIGRDVYPVWFRPFVELEREARTLRSFQPVLVPGLLQTENYARAVLRAGRPGDTDEQVEELVATRMERQRILTKPDPPMFWATLDEAVLIRPVGGPQVMRKQLEQLLELVRRPRITIQVIPLDVGAHAGLTGAFVIASFKGSPDIVYLETAAEGQIVNGPTEIETLLTQLDALRACALPQSASVALMEKAMESWT; the protein is encoded by the coding sequence ATGCCCTCACCGAGCGAGCTGGACGCGAACGCCAGCGTTCTTGCTTACTGGGGTTCTGAACTGTGCAAATACCGGGAACAAGCGCAATGGAGCCAGAAGGAACTGGCGCACAGGATCTCCTACTCCACCTCCCTCGTCGGGCTCATCGAGACGGCCAAGCGCGCCCCGACGAGAGAGTTCGCGGCCAAGTGTGACGAGGTGCTGGAGACGGACGGTGCCCTTGCTCGCCTGTGGCCCCTGATCGGCAGAGACGTCTACCCCGTGTGGTTCCGGCCGTTCGTCGAACTGGAGAGGGAAGCCCGAACCCTGCGAAGCTTCCAGCCCGTCCTCGTTCCAGGACTGCTGCAGACCGAGAACTACGCACGGGCGGTTCTGAGGGCAGGACGACCAGGCGACACCGACGAGCAGGTGGAGGAACTGGTCGCCACACGCATGGAGCGCCAACGAATCCTCACCAAGCCGGACCCGCCCATGTTCTGGGCCACCCTCGACGAGGCCGTGCTGATCCGTCCGGTCGGTGGCCCGCAGGTCATGCGCAAGCAGCTGGAACAGCTTCTCGAACTGGTCCGGCGGCCCCGGATCACCATCCAGGTCATCCCGCTCGACGTGGGCGCGCACGCCGGTCTGACTGGAGCTTTCGTGATCGCCAGCTTCAAAGGATCGCCCGATATAGTTTATTTGGAAACCGCAGCCGAAGGTCAGATCGTCAACGGTCCCACCGAGATCGAGACCCTGTTGACCCAGCTCGACGCGCTACGGGCGTGCGCCCTGCCGCAGTCCGCCTCGGTGGCCTTGATGGAGAAAGCGATGGAATCATGGACCTGA
- a CDS encoding DUF397 domain-containing protein — translation MDLTDARWFKSSRSGGNGGDCVEVATNLPGIVAVRDSKNPSGPALAFTPEVWADFIASVKADTI, via the coding sequence ATGGACCTGACGGATGCCCGGTGGTTCAAGAGCAGCCGCAGCGGCGGCAACGGCGGCGACTGCGTCGAGGTGGCCACCAACCTCCCCGGCATCGTGGCCGTCCGCGACAGCAAGAACCCCAGCGGCCCCGCCCTGGCGTTCACCCCCGAGGTATGGGCCGACTTCATCGCCTCGGTGAAAGCGGACACGATCTAA